A genomic stretch from Microbacterium proteolyticum includes:
- a CDS encoding SRPBCC family protein, with product MPVTSVESDAEALTMTLVADFPVAPERLWAVFTDPRQLERFWGPPGWPATFEAFDFRVGGRAIYSMTSPQGESAGGVWEFTAIDEPRGFEVIDAFADEKGQVIEGMPSMRMVFSFDATPEGARLTNVTHFASADALEQVVAMGMVEGMTLATNQLDAVLQGLRDFAQGKGTQLEILDDQHVRITRLIDGPRELVWRAHVDPDLMRQWMLGPDGWRMTVSDVDATVGGRYRIAWEPEPGTEGEGFGFDGETLLIDEPRRIVQTEHMTGTDYPSTTNDLSFYEEDGVTLVTLLIEYPDAATRDAVLATGMIEGMEKSFQRMERLVLV from the coding sequence ATGCCCGTCACATCCGTCGAGAGCGACGCCGAAGCTCTCACCATGACCCTGGTCGCCGACTTCCCAGTCGCCCCCGAGCGCCTGTGGGCGGTGTTCACCGACCCGCGTCAGCTCGAGCGCTTCTGGGGCCCTCCCGGATGGCCGGCCACCTTCGAGGCGTTCGACTTCCGCGTCGGCGGGCGGGCGATCTACTCCATGACCTCGCCGCAGGGCGAGAGCGCGGGCGGGGTGTGGGAATTCACGGCGATCGACGAGCCCCGCGGCTTCGAGGTGATCGACGCGTTCGCCGACGAGAAGGGCCAGGTCATCGAGGGGATGCCGTCGATGCGGATGGTCTTCTCGTTCGACGCCACCCCCGAGGGCGCGCGACTGACGAACGTCACCCACTTCGCCTCCGCCGACGCGTTGGAGCAGGTCGTGGCGATGGGCATGGTCGAGGGCATGACGCTCGCGACGAACCAGCTCGACGCCGTGCTGCAGGGCCTGCGGGATTTCGCGCAGGGCAAGGGGACGCAGCTCGAGATCCTCGACGACCAGCACGTGCGCATCACCCGACTCATCGACGGTCCGCGCGAGCTCGTCTGGCGCGCGCACGTCGACCCCGACCTCATGCGGCAGTGGATGCTCGGCCCGGACGGCTGGCGCATGACGGTGAGCGACGTGGATGCGACGGTCGGCGGCCGCTACCGCATCGCCTGGGAGCCCGAGCCCGGCACGGAGGGCGAGGGCTTCGGCTTCGACGGCGAGACGCTGCTCATCGACGAGCCGCGCCGCATCGTGCAGACCGAGCACATGACCGGCACCGACTACCCCTCGACCACGAACGACCTGTCGTTCTACGAGGAGGACGGCGTCACCCTCGTCACGCTGCTGATCGAGTACCCGGATGCCGCCACCCGCGACGCCGTGCTCGCCACCGGCATGATCGAGGGCATGGAGAAGAGCTTCCAGCGGATGGAGCGCTTGGTGCTGGTCTGA
- a CDS encoding ArsR/SmtB family transcription factor — translation MVEQQTDADIDRVLHALADATRRDIVRRTLVSEQSVTQLAAAYAMSFAAVSKHIAVLAEARLITKRAEGRVRLVRADPAALERVQRLLRSYEDLWRGRIDRLDALLAEPDAETPDATASPLRTTRAAQPGSPASTPPTEN, via the coding sequence ATGGTTGAACAACAAACGGATGCCGACATCGACCGGGTCCTCCACGCCCTGGCCGATGCCACCCGGCGCGACATCGTGCGGCGCACGCTCGTCTCCGAGCAGTCGGTGACGCAGCTGGCGGCCGCGTACGCGATGTCCTTCGCGGCGGTGTCGAAGCACATCGCCGTGCTGGCCGAGGCGCGGCTCATCACCAAACGGGCGGAAGGGAGAGTGCGACTCGTGCGTGCCGACCCCGCTGCCCTCGAGCGGGTACAGCGACTGCTGCGCTCCTACGAAGACCTCTGGCGTGGACGCATCGACCGTCTCGACGCGCTCCTGGCCGAGCCGGACGCCGAGACACCGGATGCCACGGCATCCCCCCTCCGCACGACCCGGGCCGCCCAGCCCGGGTCGCCGGCATCCACCCCACCCACCGAGAACTGA
- a CDS encoding aldo/keto reductase, which produces MERRPFGPLPTEVSAIGQGTWFIDDGHRPTAVDALRRGLDRGMTHIDTAEMYGDAEIVVGEAVAGRRDEVFLVSKVLPSNASRRGVITACERTLSRLRTDRLDSYLLHWRGPHPLDETFAAFEQLREQGKIRSWGVSNFDVADLDEAWRSGGEGHLACNQVLYNVEERAIEHAVLPWCEEHDVAVVAYSPFGHGDFPGPRSPGGRVLAQIAADHGATARQVALRFLVRRPSVFVIPKASTPAHADDNAGAGELRLSDAEIDRIDAVFPRGPRPRRLPML; this is translated from the coding sequence ATGGAGCGGCGACCGTTCGGCCCCCTCCCCACCGAGGTCTCGGCCATCGGGCAGGGCACCTGGTTCATCGACGACGGCCACCGCCCCACGGCGGTCGACGCCCTGCGGCGCGGCCTCGACCGGGGCATGACGCACATCGACACCGCCGAGATGTACGGAGACGCCGAGATCGTCGTCGGGGAGGCCGTCGCCGGGCGCCGCGACGAGGTGTTCCTCGTGTCGAAGGTGCTGCCGAGCAACGCGTCGCGGAGGGGCGTCATCACGGCGTGCGAGCGGACGCTCTCGCGCCTGCGCACCGATCGGCTGGACAGCTACCTGCTGCACTGGCGCGGACCACACCCGCTCGACGAGACCTTCGCCGCCTTCGAGCAGCTGCGCGAACAGGGCAAGATCCGGTCGTGGGGCGTGAGCAACTTCGACGTGGCCGACCTGGACGAAGCCTGGCGATCGGGCGGCGAGGGGCATCTGGCCTGCAACCAGGTGCTCTACAACGTCGAGGAGCGCGCCATCGAGCACGCTGTGCTGCCCTGGTGCGAAGAGCACGATGTCGCCGTCGTCGCCTACAGCCCGTTCGGCCACGGCGACTTCCCGGGACCGCGGTCGCCGGGCGGCCGTGTGCTCGCGCAGATCGCCGCGGACCACGGCGCGACTGCGCGCCAGGTGGCGTTGCGCTTCCTGGTGCGACGGCCGTCGGTCTTCGTCATCCCCAAGGCATCCACACCGGCGCACGCCGACGACAATGCGGGCGCGGGTGAGCTGCGACTGAGCGACGCCGAGATCGATCGCATCGACGCGGTGTTCCCGCGCGGACCGCGGCCGCGGCGGCTTCCAATGCTCTGA
- a CDS encoding putative quinol monooxygenase: protein MATQVSTALLVRLEARPGREDDVVAFLNQGLSIVDGEPKTVRWFALRFGATSFGIFDAFPDDDGRQAHLSGEVAKALDENTGVLFDVTSFEQVDVVAEKQPA, encoded by the coding sequence ATGGCGACACAGGTCAGCACGGCACTGCTCGTCCGTCTCGAGGCGCGACCCGGCCGAGAGGACGACGTCGTCGCCTTCTTGAACCAGGGGCTGTCGATCGTCGACGGAGAGCCAAAAACCGTGCGGTGGTTCGCTCTGCGCTTCGGGGCCACCTCGTTCGGCATCTTCGACGCCTTCCCCGACGACGACGGTCGCCAGGCGCACCTGTCGGGAGAGGTCGCGAAAGCGCTCGACGAGAACACGGGCGTGCTCTTCGACGTGACCTCGTTCGAACAGGTCGACGTCGTGGCAGAGAAGCAACCCGCGTAG
- a CDS encoding VOC family protein: protein MVDMAQDAQTISSKQFHLEVGVDDWRVVSSGAQAVFRASSLRHAASLVDPISAAAEEHGILPDIDVRPEAVIVRVPPWAIGGIPPAAPRFAAAVSAAAARLGLRADPGAVQSVSIYIAQHSEADVRPFFLAALGYLPVGETDAVEALRTAPDLAFNPVTGDEPKRGRSHFDVFVPAAQAQARVDAALAAGGRLVDDSQAPAFWTLASPDNHGVDIASWLDTDG from the coding sequence ATGGTCGACATGGCCCAGGACGCGCAGACGATCAGTTCGAAGCAGTTCCATCTCGAGGTCGGAGTCGACGACTGGCGGGTCGTGAGCTCGGGCGCCCAGGCGGTGTTCCGCGCCTCGTCGCTGCGGCACGCGGCGAGCCTCGTCGACCCCATCTCCGCGGCGGCGGAGGAGCACGGCATCCTGCCCGACATCGATGTGCGGCCGGAGGCGGTCATCGTGCGGGTGCCGCCGTGGGCCATCGGCGGGATTCCCCCGGCCGCGCCGCGTTTCGCCGCAGCGGTGTCGGCGGCGGCGGCCCGACTCGGCCTGCGAGCCGACCCCGGCGCCGTGCAGTCGGTGAGCATCTACATCGCCCAGCACTCCGAAGCCGATGTGCGCCCCTTCTTCCTCGCCGCACTCGGCTACCTGCCCGTCGGCGAGACCGACGCCGTCGAGGCCCTCCGCACTGCGCCGGATCTGGCGTTCAACCCCGTCACCGGCGACGAGCCGAAGCGTGGACGCAGCCACTTCGACGTGTTCGTCCCCGCCGCGCAGGCGCAGGCGCGCGTGGATGCCGCGCTCGCCGCCGGAGGACGACTCGTCGACGACTCGCAGGCGCCGGCGTTCTGGACCCTCGCCTCGCCCGACAACCACGGTGTCGACATCGCGTCCTGGCTTGACACGGACGGTTGA
- a CDS encoding proton-conducting transporter transmembrane domain-containing protein: MSLLAPLTIAALVAAVVAALLPDVARRRTPGSLATWPAAVATVFATVGLASALATDDDIAGAALMLLVVALTAVVQTYASRTLRGDPRSRGFFALSSLAAVGSVTAIAADDVVLLAAGWTVGTVSTIALVSTGGAGPQTRVAVSRSAVALLAGDAALWAATVVAVALTGSTSLAALATLDPGAAATVSVLVAGAAVARAGSFPLHGWLPATAAASTPVSALLHAGFVNAGALLLLRTASVPSAVGPWVVAAAGAITMIIATLAMLTRPDVKGRLVHSTAAQMGFLLLACGLGAFGVALVHAIGHALFKASLFLGAGSAVEHAVKLRASARSTRSARGAILGAAAVLVTGAVTLVASGAADHGAAVLLLFAGATATTAGARIGGSGSPVGARAALLTGLVALTAAYIAVVFPAAEELVPAKAADPAPAAVAAVVFVIAAASALAARQSGRIGDRLFALAFSWGRPPLPPTPPRIDTSWTPAPVDGPLEYRRF; encoded by the coding sequence ATGTCGCTCCTCGCCCCGCTCACGATCGCCGCGCTGGTCGCCGCGGTCGTCGCCGCCCTCCTTCCGGATGTCGCGCGTCGGCGCACCCCGGGGTCGCTCGCCACCTGGCCCGCTGCCGTCGCCACGGTGTTCGCCACCGTGGGCCTCGCTTCGGCCCTCGCCACCGACGACGACATCGCCGGCGCCGCCCTGATGCTGCTGGTCGTCGCCCTCACCGCGGTCGTGCAGACCTACGCGAGCCGCACCCTGCGGGGCGACCCCCGTTCGCGCGGCTTCTTCGCGCTGTCGTCCCTCGCCGCCGTCGGGTCGGTCACCGCCATCGCGGCGGACGACGTGGTGCTGCTCGCCGCCGGGTGGACCGTCGGCACCGTCAGCACGATCGCCCTCGTCTCGACCGGCGGCGCCGGGCCGCAGACCCGCGTCGCGGTGTCGCGCAGCGCCGTCGCGCTGCTCGCCGGAGACGCGGCCCTCTGGGCGGCGACGGTCGTCGCGGTCGCCTTGACCGGATCGACCTCGCTCGCCGCCCTCGCCACCCTCGACCCCGGCGCGGCGGCGACCGTGAGCGTCCTCGTCGCCGGCGCAGCCGTCGCCCGCGCCGGGTCGTTCCCCCTGCACGGATGGCTCCCCGCCACCGCGGCGGCGAGCACCCCGGTGTCGGCTCTCCTGCACGCGGGTTTCGTCAATGCCGGTGCGCTCCTGCTCCTGCGTACCGCGAGCGTCCCCTCCGCCGTCGGTCCGTGGGTCGTGGCCGCCGCCGGTGCGATCACGATGATCATCGCCACCCTCGCCATGCTCACGCGACCCGACGTGAAGGGGCGTCTCGTGCACTCGACCGCGGCGCAGATGGGCTTCCTCCTGCTGGCGTGCGGCCTCGGCGCCTTCGGCGTCGCGCTGGTCCACGCGATCGGGCATGCGCTCTTCAAGGCGAGTCTGTTCCTGGGCGCCGGCTCCGCGGTCGAGCACGCGGTGAAGCTGCGCGCGAGCGCGCGATCGACGCGCTCCGCCCGGGGCGCGATCCTCGGCGCCGCCGCCGTCCTGGTCACCGGGGCCGTGACCCTGGTCGCTTCTGGAGCGGCCGACCACGGGGCGGCGGTGCTCCTGCTCTTCGCCGGGGCCACCGCGACGACCGCGGGAGCGCGCATCGGTGGGAGCGGCTCACCCGTCGGTGCACGGGCCGCCCTGCTCACGGGCCTGGTGGCGCTCACCGCCGCCTACATCGCGGTCGTCTTCCCCGCGGCCGAGGAGCTCGTGCCGGCGAAGGCCGCCGACCCCGCCCCCGCGGCCGTCGCCGCCGTCGTCTTCGTGATCGCCGCCGCCTCGGCCCTCGCCGCGCGTCAGTCCGGCCGGATCGGCGATCGCCTCTTCGCCCTCGCCTTCTCGTGGGGCCGTCCACCGCTGCCCCCCACCCCGCCCCGCATCGACACGTCCTGGACCCCCGCACCCGTGGACGGTCCCCTCGAGTACCGGAGATTCTGA
- a CDS encoding P-II family nitrogen regulator has protein sequence MSVSELTPMTKIEVVVATDDVADVTDLMQSLGARGYTAITGVAGVGHHGPRGGRLLFNDHDTLTLLVTVVAPEKADAIVAGIRPVLDHASGVMFVSPTAVSRADYFA, from the coding sequence ATGAGCGTGTCCGAACTGACCCCGATGACCAAGATCGAGGTGGTCGTCGCCACCGACGACGTCGCCGACGTGACCGACCTCATGCAGTCTCTGGGCGCGCGCGGCTACACGGCGATCACCGGTGTCGCCGGGGTGGGACACCACGGCCCCCGCGGCGGTCGCCTGCTGTTCAACGACCACGACACCCTGACACTGCTGGTCACGGTGGTCGCGCCCGAGAAGGCGGACGCGATCGTCGCCGGCATCCGTCCCGTTCTCGACCACGCGTCGGGAGTGATGTTCGTCTCGCCGACCGCCGTCAGCCGCGCGGACTACTTCGCCTGA
- a CDS encoding carbohydrate kinase family protein, with protein sequence MPEPARLRWGARRVPAGEKAISAVTGGKEDVLEFDALVIGEALMDITRTPLGGDAEHVGGSPANVALGLGRLGRSVALLTQLGDDDRGDRIRGHLGASGVQVVGAPADHTSTAVATIGPDGSAEYDFDITWGRFESPSDLTSRVIHTGSLAVFLAPGADAVDEVLRAAPAGTTITLDPNIRPALVGAREPAVARFEALARRSQVVKMSDEDADFLFPGESIDAVLDRLLHGAVKLAAVTRGAAGSVLASAHGRVAVPAPRVNVIDTIGAGDTFMVSLIDDVLSDPDATGGGLDEDALTRIGTRAVELAAITVARAGADLPTARPAATGA encoded by the coding sequence GTGCCGGAACCGGCTCGCCTTCGATGGGGCGCGCGCCGGGTACCGGCCGGCGAGAAGGCGATCAGTGCCGTCACCGGCGGAAAGGAAGACGTGCTCGAATTCGACGCCCTCGTGATCGGCGAGGCGCTCATGGACATCACCCGCACCCCGCTGGGCGGTGACGCCGAGCACGTCGGCGGAAGCCCCGCGAACGTCGCCCTCGGCCTGGGCAGGCTCGGCCGCTCCGTCGCGCTCCTGACGCAGCTCGGTGACGATGACCGCGGCGATCGCATCCGCGGGCACCTCGGCGCCTCCGGCGTGCAGGTTGTCGGCGCTCCGGCGGATCACACCTCCACCGCGGTCGCCACCATCGGCCCCGACGGGAGCGCAGAATACGACTTCGACATCACATGGGGTCGGTTCGAATCCCCGAGCGACCTGACGAGCCGCGTCATCCATACGGGTTCGCTGGCTGTGTTCCTGGCGCCCGGGGCGGATGCCGTGGACGAGGTGCTTCGTGCCGCGCCGGCCGGCACCACGATCACGCTCGACCCCAACATCCGCCCCGCCCTCGTGGGCGCGCGGGAGCCCGCCGTGGCGCGGTTCGAAGCGCTCGCGCGCCGCAGCCAGGTGGTGAAGATGAGCGACGAGGATGCCGACTTCCTCTTCCCCGGCGAGAGCATCGACGCGGTGCTCGATCGGTTGCTCCACGGCGCCGTGAAGCTCGCCGCCGTCACTCGGGGCGCCGCGGGGTCGGTGCTCGCCAGCGCTCACGGTCGCGTCGCCGTTCCGGCGCCGCGGGTGAACGTGATCGACACGATCGGCGCAGGCGACACGTTCATGGTGAGTCTCATCGACGACGTGCTGAGCGATCCGGATGCGACCGGCGGTGGGCTCGACGAGGACGCGCTCACGCGGATCGGAACGCGCGCGGTCGAGCTGGCCGCGATCACCGTCGCTCGGGCAGGAGCTGATCTGCCGACGGCCCGCCCGGCCGCGACAGGCGCGTGA
- a CDS encoding DUF2309 domain-containing protein produces the protein MTALASSPSPAVIRGWVAAAGRSISPHFPLETFIARNPVAAYESLDWDEAIQRIAREHGILLSLPEQRFRDLYGRGRITPSDLHAALRFTVPEARSSRTLRIGGTAATVEEVLGHDLLVAPPMTAAAPEPTPAARLSPRLHARIDDLTGRWIASALGTAPWSRTATGESMWSAWRRLAGLDPTLSRRVRHGIRTSPVDPAEAIGAALRRWEIDGPVAESFLRAHVLAQPGWAGLVRHTTAPGVDLVALVAIRTTLECLLLPSDAVLPKIAPSEKAAAGDTTRVQAVARALGVDPIDTGVRRALAPVLALLDPAARLGVWQEAFERGVARDLVPATVPAVRPSEPPRRPLAQAVFCIDTRSESFRRRLEERGDIETLGFAGFFAAPISFRPADGSAEVASCPVLLTPRVAITESSVERDAIARWKRRRTASVERDATVDALKESAVAPYAFAETAGWLLGAASAVRTLAPEGWRALVSRVRLPKPHTHVDANVVFTLEERVLYAETALRMMGLTGGFAPIVLLCGHGATVSNNPFASALQCGACGGHEGEPNARAAAMIFNDPETRAALAGRGIRIPADTLFVAAQMDTVTDEVALLEPWAIPATHETAVLELTRQLEHARIQNTAERSAGLPGAGGPDDALRDTERRSADWAEAYAEWGLAGNAAFIVGPRSITAGVDLGRRAFLHSYDAAADPDGSGLETILTAPMIVAQWINAQYTASTVAPDRFGAGPKPLHNVVGTVGVLSGYGGDLRLGLPWQSVGVGRAARHEPIRLQVFVQAPLARVNDIIDASESVRTLVTNRWIALRVREHASAGWMRWGRYGWQADDLDTTDRSGVTATHGHRPTTEEIH, from the coding sequence ATGACCGCCCTCGCCTCCTCTCCTTCGCCCGCCGTCATCCGGGGCTGGGTCGCCGCCGCCGGCCGCAGCATCTCGCCGCACTTCCCCCTCGAGACCTTCATCGCCCGCAACCCCGTCGCCGCCTACGAGTCCCTCGACTGGGACGAGGCGATCCAGCGGATCGCCCGCGAGCACGGCATCCTGCTGTCACTTCCCGAGCAGCGGTTCCGCGACCTGTACGGCCGCGGCCGGATCACCCCGTCCGACCTGCACGCGGCCCTGCGCTTCACCGTGCCCGAGGCACGTTCGTCCCGCACCCTACGCATCGGCGGCACAGCCGCCACGGTCGAGGAGGTCCTCGGACACGACCTGCTGGTCGCTCCCCCGATGACCGCGGCCGCGCCGGAGCCGACCCCGGCTGCGCGACTCTCGCCCCGCCTGCATGCGCGTATCGACGACCTCACCGGCCGGTGGATCGCGAGCGCGCTCGGAACCGCGCCCTGGTCCCGGACGGCGACGGGCGAGAGCATGTGGAGCGCGTGGCGGCGCCTCGCCGGGCTCGACCCGACGCTCTCACGCCGGGTGCGCCACGGCATCCGGACCTCTCCCGTCGACCCCGCCGAGGCGATCGGCGCAGCGCTCCGGCGGTGGGAGATCGACGGGCCGGTTGCGGAGTCGTTCCTCCGCGCGCACGTGCTCGCACAGCCGGGCTGGGCGGGGCTCGTCAGACACACCACCGCCCCCGGTGTCGACCTGGTCGCGCTCGTCGCCATCCGCACGACGCTCGAGTGCCTCCTGCTGCCCTCCGACGCCGTACTGCCCAAGATTGCACCGAGCGAGAAGGCCGCCGCGGGCGACACCACCCGGGTGCAGGCCGTCGCCCGCGCCCTCGGGGTCGACCCGATCGACACCGGCGTGCGCCGTGCTCTCGCCCCCGTGCTGGCGCTTCTCGACCCCGCGGCCCGTCTCGGCGTCTGGCAGGAGGCGTTCGAACGAGGCGTCGCGCGCGATCTGGTCCCGGCGACGGTTCCCGCGGTGCGCCCGAGCGAACCCCCTCGCCGGCCGCTCGCCCAGGCCGTGTTCTGCATCGACACGCGATCCGAGAGTTTCCGGCGGCGCCTCGAGGAGCGGGGCGACATCGAGACCCTCGGTTTCGCCGGGTTCTTCGCGGCGCCCATCTCGTTCCGGCCCGCCGACGGCTCCGCCGAGGTCGCGTCGTGCCCGGTGCTGCTCACGCCCCGCGTCGCCATCACCGAGTCGTCCGTCGAACGCGACGCGATCGCCCGCTGGAAGCGGCGGCGCACGGCGAGCGTGGAGCGGGATGCCACCGTCGACGCGCTCAAGGAGTCGGCCGTCGCGCCCTACGCCTTCGCCGAGACCGCCGGGTGGCTGCTGGGAGCCGCGAGTGCGGTGAGGACTCTCGCGCCGGAGGGCTGGCGGGCGCTGGTGTCGCGGGTGCGACTTCCGAAGCCGCACACCCACGTCGACGCGAACGTCGTCTTCACGCTCGAGGAGCGAGTGCTCTACGCCGAGACGGCGCTGCGCATGATGGGTCTGACCGGCGGCTTCGCACCGATCGTCCTGCTGTGCGGGCACGGCGCCACGGTGTCGAACAACCCGTTCGCGTCCGCCCTGCAGTGCGGGGCGTGCGGCGGCCACGAGGGCGAGCCGAACGCCCGCGCGGCGGCGATGATCTTCAACGACCCCGAGACGCGTGCCGCGCTGGCGGGTCGCGGCATCCGCATCCCCGCCGACACACTCTTCGTCGCCGCGCAGATGGACACCGTCACCGACGAGGTCGCCCTGCTGGAGCCGTGGGCCATCCCGGCGACGCACGAGACCGCCGTGCTCGAGCTGACCCGACAGCTCGAGCACGCGCGAATCCAGAACACCGCCGAGCGCAGTGCCGGCCTGCCCGGGGCGGGCGGTCCGGACGACGCGCTCCGCGACACCGAACGCCGGTCGGCGGACTGGGCCGAGGCGTATGCGGAGTGGGGTCTGGCGGGCAACGCCGCGTTCATCGTCGGTCCGCGGTCGATCACCGCGGGCGTCGACCTCGGTCGCCGGGCGTTCCTGCACAGCTACGACGCCGCCGCCGACCCCGATGGGTCGGGCCTGGAGACGATCCTGACCGCGCCGATGATCGTGGCGCAGTGGATCAACGCCCAGTACACGGCCTCGACCGTCGCGCCCGACCGCTTCGGCGCCGGCCCCAAGCCCCTGCACAACGTCGTCGGCACGGTCGGCGTGCTCTCGGGATACGGCGGCGACCTGCGCCTCGGGCTGCCCTGGCAGTCGGTGGGCGTCGGACGCGCGGCCCGGCACGAGCCGATCCGTCTGCAGGTGTTCGTCCAAGCCCCCCTCGCGCGGGTCAACGACATCATCGACGCCTCCGAGTCCGTCCGCACCCTCGTGACCAACCGCTGGATCGCCCTGCGCGTTCGCGAGCACGCGAGCGCCGGCTGGATGCGCTGGGGCCGGTACGGCTGGCAGGCCGACGACCTCGACACCACCGACCGCTCCGGCGTCACCGCCACGCACGGACACCGACCCACCACCGAGGAGATCCACTGA
- a CDS encoding helix-turn-helix transcriptional regulator: MTTWTFLTNHAHVFIYVARDPGARVREIADAVGITERTAHGILADLVDAGYLKREKEGRRNRYECVEDLPLRHPIESDHPVGALLQALRG, from the coding sequence ATGACGACATGGACGTTCCTCACCAACCACGCCCATGTGTTCATCTACGTCGCACGCGATCCCGGCGCCCGTGTGCGAGAGATCGCGGATGCCGTGGGCATCACGGAGCGAACGGCGCACGGCATCCTGGCCGACCTCGTGGATGCCGGCTACCTCAAGCGCGAGAAGGAGGGGCGACGCAATCGCTACGAGTGCGTCGAAGACCTCCCCCTGCGCCACCCGATCGAGAGCGATCACCCGGTGGGCGCGCTCCTGCAGGCATTGCGGGGCTAG